From the Euphorbia lathyris chromosome 6, ddEupLath1.1, whole genome shotgun sequence genome, one window contains:
- the LOC136233494 gene encoding protein BOBBER 1-like, with translation MAILSDYEEVGQTQKLPSPKSSPEKKPEKHDPNEGNGLDMDNHSWTQTLQDLTVSMPVPPGTKSREIVCEIKKKSLKVGLKGEAPIIEGELFETIKLDDCFWNLEDQKLISVLMTKFDRQNWWKSLLKGGPEIDIEKAEPEASRLSELEGETRSVVEKMMFDQRQKEMGLPTSHEIEKQDLLKKFMAQNPNMMDGFPNMKMM, from the coding sequence ATGGCAATCCTTTCCGACTATGAAGAAGTAGGCCAAACCCAGAAGCTTCCGTCCCCAAAGTCGTCACCGGAGAAGAAGCCGGAGAAACACGACCCAAACGAAGGCAATGGTCTAGACATGGATAATCATTCATGGACTCAAACTCTGCAAGACCTAACTGTTTCAATGCCAGTTCCTCCCGGCACCAAATCGAGGGAAATCGTGTGCGAGATAAAGAAGAAGTCATTAAAAGTTGGGCTCAAAGGTGAAGCACCTATAATTGAAGGAGAGCTGTTTGAGACGATCAAATTGGATGATTGCTTTTGGAATTTGGAAGATCAAAAGCTAATTTCTGTGTTAATGACGAAATTCGATCGGCAAAATTGGTGGAAGAGTTTGTTGAAAGGAGGGCCTGAAATAGATATAGAAAAAGCAGAACCAGAAGCAAGCCGACTATCGGAATTGGAGGGGGAAACAAGATCGGTTGTGGAGAAGATGATGTTTGATCAAAGACAGAAGGAGATGGGACTTCCTACTAGTCATGAGATTGAAAAACAGGACCTTCTCAAGAAATTCATGGCTCAGAATCCTAATATGATGGATGGTTTCCCCAATATGAAGATGATGTAG
- the LOC136234146 gene encoding uncharacterized protein yields MANNLVKHLFSHMQKRFLQSSAALSSPSALRTNGASSSSLTVQFLVDSCGFPLESSVSVSQKIHIDEKNQETVKSVVGLFKSHHFSASQVAELIAKRPQILLCKDQRYLQPKLEYFVNKGFAGERLTMLIMSNPKILARSLDSQIKPSVEFWSSNLSIHENFVGLVKRFSWLLTSNLTGNVQPNIDLLRKEGVSKHSLGKLISLQPRHITQNLDRTSYAVNTLKDLGFEPSATIFVHALRVILSMSKSTWKKKIEFMKTMGWKEEQILFAFRKSPSFFSCSEQKIKNAVDFCVNTLKWEPQAVIDNPILINLSIEKTLRPRYNVLKVLELKQLLKGSENILSLLTRTEKDFLKYIRKYNDEAPDLLKMYIDSKTAKTIGA; encoded by the coding sequence ATGGCCAATAATTTAGTAAAACACCTCTTTTCTCATATGCAAAAACGTTTTCTGCAATCATCTGCAGCACTTTCTTCCCCCTCTGCATTGCGCACCAACGGAGCTTCTTCATCATCGCTTACAGTTCAATTCCTCGTCGATTCATGCGGTTTTCCTTTAGAATCTTCTGTTTCAGTCTCACAGAAGATTCACATAGACGAAAAGAATCAAGAGACTGTTAAATCCGTAGTCGGACTCTTCAAATCTCATCATTTCAGCGCTTCTCAGGTGGCCGAATTGATTGCAAAGCGGCCCCAAATTCTCCTGTGCAAAGATCAACGCTATCTGCAGCCAAAACTTGAGTACTTCGTAAACAAGGGCTTTGCAGGTGAGCGTCTTACTATGCTTATCATGTCAAACCCTAAAATTTTGGCGAGATCTCTAGACTCTCAAATTAAACCTTCTGTTGAATTCTGGAGCTCTAATCTTAGTATTCATGAGAACTTTGTAGGGCTTGTTAAGCGTTTTTCGTGGTTATTGACCTCTAATTTGACTGGTAATGTACAACCAAATATTGATCTTTTAAGGAAAGAGGGGGTGTCTAAGCATAGTTTAGGAAAGCTTATAAGTTTGCAGCCTAGACATATAACACAGAATCTTGATAGGACATCTTATGCAGTGAATACTCTTAAGGATTTGGGTTTTGAACCTTCTGCTACTATATTTGTACATGCTCTTAGGGTGATCCTATCAATGAGCAAGTCAACTTGGAAGAAGAAAATTGAGTTTATGAAAACTATGGGATGGAAAGAAGAGCAGATTTTGTTCGCTTTCAGGAAAAGCCCTTCCTTCTTCTCATGTTCAGAGCAGAAAATCAAGAATGCAGTTGATTTCTGCGTTAATACGTTGAAATGGGAGCCTCAGGCTGTAATTGATAACCCCATACTAATCAATTTATCCATTGAGAAAACACTTCGTCCTAGGTATAATGTTTTGAAGGTTTTGGAGCTGAAGCAGCTCTTAAAAGGTAGCGAAAACATATTGTCTCTGCTAACTCGAACTGAGAAGGATTTCCTGAAATATATCCGTAAGTACAATGATGAAGCCCCAGATTTATTGAAGATGTATATTGATAGCAAGACTGCCAAAACAATTGGTGCTTGA
- the LOC136232686 gene encoding uncharacterized protein — translation MIDFSTLDRGQITLMGSAFCTMLTMHFTLQLLSQHMFYWKNPKEQKAIIVIILMAPIYAIDSFVGLLDIQGSKEFFMFLDSIKECYEALVIAKFMALMYSYLNISISGKVVPDEIKGRQIHLSFPMTLFQPRTLLLNHKTLKLLKYWTWQFVVIRPICSILMISLQLLGIYPTWLSWTFTIILNVSVSLALYSLVLFYHVFAKELAPHNPLAKFMCIKGIVFFCFWQGVVLDILVAAGVIKSNHFWLDVEHIEEALQNVLVCLEMVVFSVLQQYAYHVAPYSGEVESKLKLKKKE, via the exons ATGATTGACTTTAGTACTTTAGATCGAGGGCAAATCACCTTAATGGGATCTGCGTTTTGTACAATGCTTACAATGCATTTTACACTGCAGCTCCTGTCACAGCATATGTTCTACTGGAAAAACCCGAAAGAGCAAAAGGCCATAATCGTTATTATCCTTATGGCTCCAATATATGCCATCGACTCCTTTGTAGGTTTGTTAGATATCCAGGGGAGTAAGGAATTCTTCATGTTTTTGGACTCCATCAAGGAATGTTATGAAGCTTTG GTGATTGCCAAGTTCATGGCCTTGATGTATAGTTACCTGAATATATCCATTAGTGGTAAAGTTGTGCCAGATGAAATAAAAGGAAGACAAATCCATCTTTCTTTTCCAATGACTCTTTTCCAG CCTCGCACCCTCCTGCTGAACCACAAAACTTTGAAGCTCCTCAAGTACTGGACATGGCAATTTGTTGTCATCCGCCCGATATGTTCCATTCTGATGATAAGTCTACAGCTTCTTGGGATTTACCCTACTTGGTTGAGTTGGACATTTACAATTATCCTCAATGTCTCGGTTTCGTTAGCTCTGTATTCCTTGGTGTTGTTTTACCATGTATTTGCAAAGGAGTTGGCACCACATAATCCGCTTGCCAAGTTCATGTGCATCAAGGGGATTGTCTTCTTTTGCTTTTGGCAG GGAGTGGTGCTTGACATACTAGTTGCTGCTGGTGTAATAAAATCTAATCATTTCTGGTTGGATGTGGAGCACATTGAGGAAGCTCTGCAGAATGTGTTGGTATGTTTGGAGATGGTTGTGTTCTCTGTTCTTCAACAGTATGCGTATCATGTCGCCCCGTACAGCGGAGAAGTGGAAAGCAAGTTGAAACTGAAGAAAAAAGAATGA